From a single Candidatus Poribacteria bacterium genomic region:
- the purF gene encoding amidophosphoribosyltransferase, which produces MQYDDKPKDECGVFGVFGHPKAVELTYLGLRALQHRGQESSGIIASDGEKFTYHHGMGLVHSVFTTEVLAQLNGHIAIGHNRYSTAGESTLENAQPLVRNYKQGPLALGHNGNLVNSSYIRNHLENAGSIFSTSLDTEVFFHLIAHSRKQVLENRIIDALRSVEGAYSFVCMDKNTLIGARDAHGFRPLWLGKLDDAYVLASETCALDVIEAEPIREVEPGELIFIRSARRGVESFRFRRREPKLSQCIFEYIYLARPDGMMFGQSVNSTRREFGRQLAREHPVKADVVIPVPDSATIAALGYAEESGIPFDLGLSRNTFVGRSFMNPTQDIRELMVKIKLNPIRDVLRGKRVVLVDDSIMRGTNSRKLIKIVRQGGATAVHLRIASPPNKFSCFYGVDTPTRGELIASSHTIEQIRKYIRADSLGYLSIDGMLNSVKASQDFCTTCFDGEYPIPFVDEPSEQLPLIVD; this is translated from the coding sequence GCTAACCTATTTGGGGTTACGTGCCCTGCAGCATCGGGGGCAGGAGAGCAGTGGGATTATCGCGTCAGATGGTGAAAAGTTTACGTATCACCACGGCATGGGTCTTGTCCATTCTGTCTTTACGACTGAGGTTTTAGCGCAACTCAATGGCCATATCGCTATTGGACACAACCGATATTCCACAGCGGGGGAAAGTACACTGGAGAACGCGCAGCCGCTGGTTCGGAATTACAAGCAGGGTCCCCTCGCGCTTGGTCATAACGGCAATCTGGTCAACTCATCGTACATTCGGAACCATCTGGAGAATGCGGGTTCAATCTTCAGCACAAGTTTAGATACCGAGGTTTTTTTCCATCTTATAGCACATTCTCGGAAACAGGTTTTGGAAAATAGAATTATTGACGCACTTCGGAGTGTTGAAGGGGCTTATTCCTTCGTGTGCATGGATAAGAATACACTCATAGGTGCGCGCGATGCGCACGGATTCCGTCCGCTCTGGCTGGGTAAACTTGATGATGCTTATGTCCTTGCGTCCGAAACGTGTGCGCTTGATGTGATTGAAGCGGAGCCGATACGTGAGGTGGAACCCGGTGAGTTGATATTTATACGTTCGGCGCGTCGCGGCGTAGAATCCTTCCGTTTTCGTAGAAGAGAGCCGAAATTATCACAGTGCATCTTTGAATATATCTATCTGGCACGCCCGGATGGTATGATGTTCGGGCAGAGCGTGAATAGTACGCGCCGTGAATTCGGTAGGCAGCTCGCCCGTGAGCATCCCGTCAAAGCGGATGTTGTTATCCCGGTCCCCGATTCTGCAACGATTGCCGCCCTCGGCTATGCTGAGGAGTCTGGTATTCCTTTCGATTTAGGATTGTCGAGAAATACCTTCGTTGGACGCTCTTTTATGAATCCTACGCAGGATATCAGAGAACTCATGGTAAAGATAAAGTTGAATCCGATACGCGACGTCCTCCGCGGCAAACGGGTCGTGCTTGTAGATGATTCAATTATGCGTGGGACAAATAGTAGGAAACTCATCAAAATCGTTCGGCAAGGTGGCGCGACCGCTGTCCACCTCCGTATTGCATCCCCTCCGAATAAATTTTCATGTTTCTATGGTGTGGACACGCCGACACGTGGCGAGTTGATTGCCAGTTCGCACACGATTGAACAGATCCGTAAATATATTCGTGCCGACAGCCTCGGTTATCTGAGCATTGATGGCATGCTCAACTCGGTGAAGGCATCTCAAGACTTTTGTACCACCTGTTTTGATGGAGAATATCCAATCCCGTTTGTGGACGAGCCTTCAGAGCAGCTGCCCTTGATTGTAGATTAG